The following are encoded in a window of Mycobacteroides chelonae CCUG 47445 genomic DNA:
- a CDS encoding DUF5666 domain-containing protein — translation MSPNLRPRPTLLVIAGVVVFASAACGGSADQPAQPSAGPASTTVIRHAGGHDRAGGLISSVSGHTVQVTNPVGSIDIDFNTMTKLTEVQPADLSDVIVGSCVSVQATAGADESDQATAQRVLISAAEDNKCAVETPPGGAPPPGIPPGPPPGGGPEGAPPPFGGPSVQGAVASVNGSTIVVANTDPSGASEIQTNVTVTADTRYDQRQPTEATAIIAGKCADAHGTKNAEGVLQATKIDLGPAADGRCGPPPR, via the coding sequence ATGTCACCAAATCTCCGGCCACGGCCTACGTTGCTCGTGATCGCCGGAGTCGTCGTGTTCGCCAGCGCAGCGTGTGGTGGCTCCGCGGATCAGCCGGCCCAGCCGTCAGCGGGCCCTGCCTCGACCACCGTCATACGGCACGCGGGTGGGCACGACAGGGCGGGCGGATTGATCTCCTCGGTGTCGGGGCACACGGTCCAGGTGACCAACCCCGTGGGCAGCATTGATATCGACTTCAACACCATGACCAAGCTCACCGAGGTGCAACCCGCGGACCTGTCCGATGTGATCGTGGGCAGCTGCGTCAGCGTGCAGGCGACAGCCGGTGCAGATGAGTCGGACCAGGCCACGGCGCAACGGGTGCTGATCAGCGCGGCCGAGGACAACAAATGCGCAGTGGAGACGCCCCCCGGCGGCGCACCACCCCCCGGCATACCGCCGGGACCACCACCGGGCGGCGGACCCGAGGGCGCACCTCCCCCGTTCGGCGGCCCCAGCGTCCAGGGTGCGGTGGCGTCGGTCAATGGCAGCACCATCGTGGTGGCGAACACTGACCCCAGTGGGGCATCGGAGATTCAGACCAACGTCACGGTGACCGCCGATACCCGTTACGACCAACGGCAACCCACCGAGGCCACGGCGATCATCGCCGGCAAATGCGCTGATGCACACGGCACCAAGAATGCCGAAGGGGTGCTGCAGGCCACCAAGATCGACCTGGGCCCAGCAGCCGATGGGCGATGTGGGCCTCCTCCGCGGTAG
- a CDS encoding DUF5666 domain-containing protein, with product MYPHQTAAPPRFARGALFALAGLTALSVAACGTPTHTTGASTNSSAPATSSAAPHGEHNGKDHVAGLIASVSGSTIQVTKKDGTATVGFGQSTKISEITSAQLTDVTTGSCIAAMAQQDSTPPTARRVMIWPAEDGNCTPAHKKDSPESSPAPTSDKRAEHQAIRGTVSAVDGNTITVSATDPNGGAATPATVTVNNDTAYAKRAPAPQSAIAAGKCIAAHGADDASGNLQATTITLRAAQDGSCVGGQEGRHQH from the coding sequence ATGTACCCACACCAGACAGCCGCCCCACCACGGTTCGCCCGCGGCGCACTGTTCGCACTCGCCGGACTCACCGCGCTGTCGGTGGCCGCCTGCGGCACACCTACACACACCACCGGCGCATCCACGAATTCATCGGCACCGGCTACGTCCTCGGCCGCACCCCACGGTGAACACAATGGGAAGGACCACGTAGCCGGACTCATTGCCTCGGTCTCGGGCAGCACCATCCAGGTGACCAAGAAGGACGGGACCGCGACCGTCGGATTCGGTCAATCCACCAAGATTTCCGAGATTACTTCGGCGCAATTGACGGACGTCACCACGGGAAGCTGTATCGCCGCTATGGCGCAGCAGGACTCCACCCCGCCAACCGCCCGCCGGGTGATGATCTGGCCGGCAGAGGACGGCAACTGCACACCAGCACACAAGAAGGATTCACCAGAGTCTTCCCCGGCCCCGACATCGGACAAACGCGCCGAGCATCAGGCTATTCGCGGGACAGTCTCCGCCGTCGATGGCAACACGATCACCGTCTCCGCCACCGACCCGAACGGCGGTGCTGCCACCCCGGCGACGGTGACCGTCAACAATGACACCGCCTACGCCAAGCGTGCTCCGGCGCCCCAGAGCGCGATCGCGGCAGGCAAGTGCATCGCCGCGCACGGCGCCGATGACGCATCGGGCAATCTTCAGGCCACGACGATCACCCTTCGTGCCGCACAGGACGGCTCATGCGTGGGCGGCCAGGAGGGCCGCCATCAGCACTAG
- a CDS encoding metal-sulfur cluster assembly factor, translated as MTEVSAEVKLLEDLEEAMRDVVDPELGINVVDLGLVYGLNVEEGESGKVALIDMTLTSAACPLTDVIEDQSRNALVGAGLVNEIKINWVWVPPWGPDKITDDGREQLRALGFTV; from the coding sequence ATGACCGAAGTGTCAGCGGAAGTGAAGCTTCTCGAAGATCTCGAAGAGGCAATGCGCGATGTTGTTGACCCCGAGCTGGGGATCAACGTCGTAGATCTGGGACTCGTGTACGGACTCAACGTCGAAGAGGGCGAGAGCGGCAAAGTGGCCTTGATCGACATGACGCTTACCTCGGCGGCATGCCCGCTCACCGATGTCATCGAGGACCAGTCGCGTAACGCGCTCGTGGGCGCCGGACTGGTCAACGAGATCAAGATCAACTGGGTCTGGGTGCCGCCGTGGGGCCCGGACAAGATCACCGACGATGGTCGGGAGCAGCTCCGGGCCCTCGGCTTCACCGTCTAG
- the sufU gene encoding Fe-S cluster assembly sulfur transfer protein SufU, giving the protein MRLEQMYQEVILDHYKHPHHRGLREPFAAEVHHVNPTCGDEVTLRVTLDDNRIADVSYDGQGCSISQAATSVLTDQVIGLTVDEALKTVASFNEMISSRGTIDGDEDVIGDGVAFAGVSRYPARVKCALLGWMAFKDALVQADAATSGTTEKVKR; this is encoded by the coding sequence GTGAGGCTTGAGCAGATGTACCAGGAAGTCATCCTGGATCACTACAAGCATCCGCATCATCGCGGGCTGCGTGAGCCGTTCGCGGCCGAAGTCCACCACGTGAACCCGACCTGCGGCGACGAGGTGACCCTGCGAGTTACCTTGGATGACAACAGAATCGCCGATGTGTCCTATGACGGACAGGGCTGCTCGATCAGTCAGGCCGCGACCTCGGTCCTGACGGATCAGGTGATCGGGCTGACCGTGGATGAGGCACTCAAGACGGTGGCCTCGTTCAACGAGATGATTTCCTCACGCGGCACCATCGACGGGGACGAGGACGTCATCGGTGACGGCGTCGCGTTCGCGGGAGTTTCGCGGTACCCGGCCCGTGTGAAGTGCGCGCTCCTAGGATGGATGGCATTCAAAGACGCTCTCGTGCAGGCAGACGCCGCGACGAGCGGCACTACTGAGAAGGTGAAGCGATGA
- a CDS encoding cysteine desulfurase, with the protein MTATVPLDTTRISEIRDDFPILSRTVRGGKPLVYLDSGATSQRPIQVLDAERAFLTERNAAVHRGAHQLAEEATDAYEGARNTIARFVGVDDGEIVFTKNATESLNLVAYTLGDSRFDRALGPGDEVVISELEHHANLVPWQELCRRTGATLRWYGVTDDGRIDLDSLELTGAVKVVAFTHQSNVTGAVAPVAELVRRAKSVGALVVLDACQSVPHMPVNFRELGVDYAAFSGHKMLGPSGVGVLYGRRELLEAMPPFITGGSMIETVTMEVSTYAPPPQRFEAGVPMTSQVVGLGAAVDYLNAIGMEAVAAHEHQLVSAALAGLGSVEGVRIVGPTENIDRGGAVSFVVDGIHAHDLGQVLDDEGVAIRVGHHCAWPLHRRFGIAASARASFAVYNTLDEVDRLVAGVRRAQEFFLGERSDGGSFL; encoded by the coding sequence GTGACCGCCACGGTGCCGCTGGACACCACTCGGATCTCGGAGATCAGGGATGACTTCCCGATCTTGAGCCGGACGGTGCGTGGCGGTAAGCCGTTGGTGTATCTGGATTCCGGTGCGACCTCGCAGCGGCCCATCCAGGTTCTCGATGCCGAACGTGCCTTCCTCACCGAGCGTAACGCCGCGGTTCATCGCGGCGCACATCAGCTCGCCGAAGAAGCCACCGATGCGTACGAGGGCGCGCGGAACACCATCGCTCGTTTCGTGGGTGTCGATGACGGCGAGATCGTCTTCACCAAGAACGCCACCGAATCGCTGAACCTGGTGGCGTACACCCTCGGTGACAGCAGGTTCGACCGCGCGTTGGGCCCGGGCGACGAGGTTGTCATCAGCGAGCTGGAGCACCACGCAAATCTGGTTCCCTGGCAGGAGCTTTGCCGGCGCACCGGCGCCACCTTGCGCTGGTACGGCGTCACCGATGACGGTCGCATCGATCTGGATTCACTTGAGCTCACGGGCGCTGTCAAGGTCGTCGCCTTCACGCACCAGTCCAATGTGACGGGTGCGGTGGCTCCCGTTGCCGAGCTGGTGCGCCGCGCTAAATCCGTTGGTGCTCTTGTTGTGTTGGACGCCTGCCAGTCCGTCCCGCATATGCCGGTGAATTTCCGTGAACTGGGTGTCGACTACGCGGCGTTCTCAGGCCACAAGATGCTCGGCCCCTCGGGTGTCGGCGTGCTGTACGGCCGTCGCGAACTGTTGGAAGCCATGCCTCCGTTCATCACGGGTGGCTCCATGATCGAGACAGTGACCATGGAGGTCAGCACCTACGCGCCGCCGCCGCAGCGATTCGAGGCCGGTGTGCCGATGACCTCGCAGGTGGTCGGCCTTGGCGCTGCCGTTGACTACCTCAACGCCATTGGCATGGAAGCCGTTGCCGCGCATGAACATCAGCTGGTATCGGCCGCGCTGGCCGGGCTCGGAAGTGTTGAAGGCGTTCGCATCGTCGGTCCCACGGAGAACATCGACCGTGGTGGCGCGGTCTCCTTTGTGGTGGATGGAATCCACGCGCACGATCTGGGCCAGGTGCTCGACGACGAGGGTGTGGCGATACGGGTCGGGCATCACTGCGCCTGGCCGCTGCATCGACGTTTCGGTATCGCGGCGAGCGCCCGGGCTTCCTTCGCGGTCTACAACACCCTGGATGAAGTCGACCGATTGGTGGCAGGAGTCCGTCGTGCGCAGGAGTTCTTCCTGGGCGAGCGGAGCGATGGGGGATCGTTCCTGTGA
- the sufC gene encoding Fe-S cluster assembly ATPase SufC, whose product MTTLEIKDLHVSISPNEGEAIEILKGVNLTVNSGETHAVMGPNGSGKSTLSYAIAGHPKYEVTSGSITLDGQDVLELSVDERARAGLFLAMQYPVEVPGVSMSNFLRTAATAVRGEAPKLRHWIKEVKEAMGELEIDSAFAERSVNEGFSGGEKKRHEILQLGLLKPKIAILDETDSGLDVDALRIVSEGVNRYAEREHGGVLLITHYTRILRYIQPQFVHVFVGGRIVESGGPELADELEENGYVRFTQAVGA is encoded by the coding sequence ATGACCACTCTGGAAATCAAGGACCTGCACGTCAGCATCTCGCCCAACGAGGGCGAGGCCATCGAGATCCTCAAGGGCGTCAACCTGACCGTGAACTCGGGAGAGACCCATGCGGTCATGGGCCCCAACGGTTCCGGGAAGTCCACGCTGTCCTACGCCATCGCCGGACACCCCAAGTACGAGGTGACCTCGGGGTCCATCACCCTCGACGGGCAGGACGTGCTGGAGTTGTCCGTCGACGAAAGAGCGCGTGCCGGTCTTTTCCTGGCAATGCAGTACCCGGTCGAGGTGCCGGGCGTCTCGATGTCGAACTTCCTGCGCACCGCCGCCACGGCCGTGCGTGGCGAGGCACCGAAGCTGCGCCACTGGATCAAGGAAGTCAAGGAAGCGATGGGGGAGTTGGAGATCGACTCCGCCTTCGCCGAGCGCAGTGTGAACGAGGGCTTCTCGGGCGGCGAGAAGAAGCGCCACGAAATCTTGCAGCTGGGTCTGCTCAAGCCGAAGATCGCCATCCTGGACGAGACGGACTCCGGCCTTGACGTCGACGCCCTGCGGATTGTGTCCGAGGGCGTGAATCGCTACGCAGAGCGCGAGCACGGCGGCGTGCTGCTGATCACCCACTACACCCGGATTCTTCGTTACATCCAGCCGCAGTTCGTGCACGTCTTCGTCGGCGGGCGCATCGTGGAGTCGGGCGGCCCCGAGCTGGCCGACGAGCTGGAGGAGAACGGCTACGTGCGCTTCACTCAAGCGGTGGGAGCCTGA
- the sufD gene encoding Fe-S cluster assembly protein SufD: protein MSNLTEAVEGTAVNKGELFSSYDVSAFEVPGGRDELWRFTPLRRLRGLHDGSATATAEPTVAVAAVDGVTVETVERTDERLGRGGVPSDRVAAQAYSSFWKATVISVGKQAVAADPIEITVTGPGAGQVAYGHTQIHAGELSESVVVIDYRGSGTYAENVEFVLDDASRLTVVSIADWADDAVHVCAHHAKLGKDAVLRHIAVTLGGDLVRLTGTVRFGAPGGDAELLGLYYADDGQFFEHRLLVDHAQPNCRSHVTYKGALQGNPASDKPDAHTVWIGDVLIRAEATGTDTFELNRNLILTDGARADSVPNLEIETGEIAGAGHASATGRFDDEQLFYLRSRGIAEEDARRLVVRGFFQDIIGRIGIESVRDRLTAAVENELAQTNS, encoded by the coding sequence ATGTCGAATCTCACTGAAGCCGTAGAAGGTACGGCTGTCAACAAGGGTGAGCTGTTCAGCTCCTACGACGTCAGCGCATTCGAAGTGCCCGGCGGTCGCGACGAGCTCTGGCGTTTCACTCCGTTGCGCCGGTTGCGTGGTCTGCACGACGGCAGCGCCACCGCGACCGCTGAGCCCACGGTAGCCGTCGCCGCTGTTGACGGTGTGACGGTCGAGACCGTGGAGCGCACCGATGAGCGACTCGGCCGGGGCGGTGTCCCGTCGGATCGGGTTGCCGCACAGGCGTACTCGTCATTCTGGAAGGCGACCGTCATTTCCGTCGGCAAGCAGGCGGTGGCCGCGGACCCGATCGAGATCACGGTCACCGGCCCCGGTGCCGGGCAGGTGGCTTACGGACACACCCAGATTCACGCCGGCGAGCTTTCGGAATCGGTGGTGGTCATCGACTACCGGGGCAGCGGAACGTACGCCGAGAACGTCGAATTCGTGCTCGACGATGCTTCCCGGCTCACCGTCGTCTCGATCGCCGACTGGGCCGATGATGCGGTGCATGTCTGTGCACATCACGCCAAGCTCGGCAAGGACGCGGTACTGCGCCACATCGCGGTCACCCTGGGTGGCGATCTGGTCCGTCTCACCGGCACCGTCCGGTTTGGGGCGCCGGGAGGTGACGCCGAGTTGCTCGGTCTCTACTACGCCGACGACGGCCAGTTCTTCGAGCATCGGCTACTGGTCGATCACGCTCAGCCCAACTGCCGTTCCCATGTCACGTACAAGGGTGCGCTGCAGGGTAATCCGGCGTCCGATAAGCCCGACGCGCACACGGTCTGGATCGGTGACGTGCTCATCCGCGCCGAGGCCACCGGAACCGACACCTTCGAACTGAACCGCAACCTGATCCTCACCGACGGCGCTCGGGCCGACTCCGTGCCCAACCTCGAAATCGAGACCGGTGAGATCGCCGGGGCCGGGCACGCCAGTGCCACCGGGCGATTCGATGATGAGCAGCTGTTCTACCTGCGCTCGCGGGGTATCGCCGAGGAGGATGCGCGCCGACTGGTGGTGCGCGGCTTCTTCCAGGACATTATTGGCCGGATCGGGATCGAGTCAGTGCGCGACCGCCTCACCGCGGCCGTCGAAAACGAACTCGCCCAGACCAACTCGTAG
- the sufB gene encoding Fe-S cluster assembly protein SufB produces the protein MTLEREVLTQDETIASLGNYGYGWSDSDAAGASAQRGLSEAVVRDISAKKSEPEWMLDVRLKALRTFDKKPMPNWGSNLDGIDFDNIKYFVRSSEKQAATWDDLPADIKNTYDRLGIPEAEKQRLVSGVAAQYESEVVYHSIREDLEAQGVIFLDTDSGLREHPEIFKEYFGSVIPAGDNKFSALNTAVWSGGSFIYVPPGVKVDIPLQAYFRINTENMGQFERTLIIVDEGAYVHYVEGCTAPIYKSDSLHSAVVEIIVKAGGRCRYTTIQNWSNNVFNLVTKRARAEAGATMEWVDGNIGSKVTMKYPAVWMTGEHAKGEVLSVAFAGEGQHQDTGAKMLHLAPNTSSNIVSKSVARGGGRASYRGLVQVNKGAYGSRSTVKCDALLVDSVSRSDTYPYVDIREDDVTMGHEATVSKVSDDQLFYLMSRGMTEDEAMAMVVRGFVEPIAKELPMEYALELNRLIELQMEGAVG, from the coding sequence ATGACCCTCGAGCGTGAGGTGCTGACCCAGGACGAGACGATCGCGTCACTGGGCAATTACGGCTATGGCTGGTCGGACTCCGATGCGGCGGGAGCAAGTGCGCAGCGCGGTCTGTCCGAGGCTGTGGTGCGTGACATCTCGGCGAAGAAGAGCGAGCCCGAGTGGATGCTCGATGTCCGCCTGAAGGCATTGCGCACCTTCGACAAGAAGCCGATGCCCAACTGGGGATCGAACCTTGATGGCATCGATTTCGACAACATCAAGTACTTCGTGCGCTCCAGCGAGAAGCAGGCGGCCACCTGGGACGACCTGCCCGCTGACATCAAGAACACCTACGACCGCCTCGGTATCCCCGAAGCCGAGAAGCAGCGCCTGGTGTCCGGCGTCGCCGCACAGTACGAGTCGGAAGTCGTCTATCACTCGATCCGTGAGGATCTGGAGGCCCAGGGTGTGATCTTCCTGGACACCGACTCGGGCCTGCGCGAGCACCCGGAGATCTTCAAGGAGTACTTCGGCAGCGTCATCCCGGCCGGCGACAACAAGTTCTCCGCGCTCAACACCGCGGTGTGGTCGGGTGGCTCGTTCATCTATGTGCCACCGGGCGTGAAGGTCGATATCCCGCTGCAGGCCTACTTCCGCATCAACACCGAGAACATGGGCCAGTTCGAGCGCACGCTCATCATCGTCGACGAAGGTGCCTATGTGCACTACGTCGAGGGATGTACCGCACCGATCTACAAGTCCGATTCGTTGCACTCGGCCGTGGTGGAGATCATCGTGAAGGCCGGTGGGCGCTGCCGCTACACGACCATCCAGAACTGGTCCAACAACGTGTTCAACCTGGTCACCAAGCGTGCCCGGGCTGAGGCGGGGGCCACCATGGAATGGGTCGACGGCAACATCGGTTCCAAGGTCACCATGAAGTACCCGGCCGTGTGGATGACCGGTGAGCACGCCAAGGGTGAGGTGCTCTCGGTGGCCTTCGCGGGCGAGGGACAACACCAGGACACCGGTGCCAAGATGCTGCACCTGGCGCCGAACACGTCGAGCAACATCGTCTCCAAGTCGGTGGCGCGCGGTGGTGGGCGGGCCTCCTACCGGGGCCTGGTCCAGGTGAACAAGGGGGCGTACGGCTCCCGTTCAACCGTCAAATGCGATGCGCTGCTGGTCGACTCGGTCAGTCGCAGCGACACCTACCCCTACGTCGACATCCGCGAAGACGATGTCACGATGGGGCATGAGGCAACCGTCTCGAAGGTCAGTGACGATCAGCTGTTCTATCTGATGAGCCGCGGCATGACCGAGGACGAGGCGATGGCCATGGTGGTGCGCGGATTCGTCGAGCCCATCGCCAAGGAACTGCCGATGGAGTACGCGCTCGAGCTCAACCGTCTCATCGAGCTGCAAATGGAAGGCGCGGTCGGTTAA
- a CDS encoding helix-turn-helix transcriptional regulator, whose translation MKFGQPSAVASAAATSQVLDAAPAVSHDGQTRVAVVRLLMESGPVTAGEIGERLGLSPQGVRRHLDALIEAGDAISNPAAAWQHNGRGRPAKRFQLTADGRAKLNHAYDDLASAAMRQLREIGGDDAVRVFARRRIDSILSDVVAGGPFHDTEATVNQLAAALTKAGYAASTQRVGGAGGPSSGVQICQHHCPVSHVAAEFPELCEAEQQAFAEVLGTHVQRLATIANGDCACTTHIPLHVSTTLAPSPASDTTTSKESQ comes from the coding sequence GTGAAATTCGGCCAGCCCTCTGCGGTGGCGTCTGCTGCGGCGACGTCGCAGGTGCTGGACGCTGCCCCGGCCGTGTCTCATGACGGGCAGACACGGGTGGCCGTGGTCCGGCTGCTCATGGAGTCCGGGCCGGTCACCGCGGGTGAGATTGGTGAACGGCTCGGTCTTTCGCCCCAGGGCGTGCGCCGCCACCTCGACGCCTTGATCGAGGCCGGGGACGCGATCTCGAATCCGGCGGCCGCATGGCAGCACAACGGCAGGGGCCGCCCGGCCAAGCGGTTCCAGCTCACCGCGGATGGTCGCGCCAAGCTCAATCACGCCTACGACGACCTTGCGTCTGCCGCCATGCGTCAGCTGCGCGAGATCGGCGGCGACGATGCGGTGCGCGTGTTCGCGCGCCGTCGCATTGACTCGATCCTGAGCGATGTGGTCGCCGGTGGACCGTTCCACGACACCGAGGCCACGGTGAATCAGTTGGCCGCGGCCCTGACCAAGGCCGGGTACGCAGCCAGTACCCAGCGGGTCGGGGGAGCCGGCGGACCCTCCAGTGGTGTGCAGATATGTCAGCATCACTGCCCGGTATCGCACGTGGCCGCCGAGTTCCCCGAACTCTGTGAGGCGGAACAGCAGGCCTTCGCCGAAGTGTTGGGAACACATGTACAGCGCCTGGCCACCATCGCCAACGGTGACTGTGCCTGTACGACCCATATTCCGCTGCACGTATCGACAACTCTGGCGCCCAGCCCCGCGTCAGATACAACGACCAGTAAGGAGTCACAATGA
- the mptB gene encoding polyprenol phosphomannose-dependent alpha 1,6 mannosyltransferase MptB: protein MSVRGQWLSSSLSHLHDDERSSAPLNERELTAMNRTRLFGATGTALMAIGALGAGARPVIQDPIFGVRLLNLPSRIQTVSLTMTTTGAVMMTLAWLMLGRFAIGSLRNKGPDGRPDGTRGPVRRMSRGQLDRTLLLWILPLLIAPPMYSKDVYSYLAQSQIARLGKDPYTEGPAVALGLDHVFTLSVPSMWRETPAPYGPLFLWIGKGISRLTGDDIVAGALCHRLVELLGVLLIIWATPRLAQRCGVAEVSALWLGAANPLLLMHLVAGIHNEALMLGLMLAGTELAMRGVDSTRALIGVRTEWATWVPLGNLLAGTVLITASSQVKLPSLLALGFVGMALARRWGGGVRGLFQAGALLGTITGACTVLIGFASGLGFGWVYTLGTANAVRSWMSPPTLVALGTGQVGILLGLGDHTTAILSLTRGIGIGIIGIAVSWLLLAVLRGRLHPVGGLGVALGITVLLFPVVQPWYLLWAIIPLAAWATRPAFRGTAIGITLLVGIFGPTANGDRFALFQIIDATVASAIIALLLIAITHDYLPWRRLPNGDKDAPLTLTDRDATTDKDGAAGADAVGDEAIRDNDSTPQPQP, encoded by the coding sequence GTGTCGGTACGTGGTCAGTGGCTGAGTTCGTCGCTGTCGCATCTGCATGATGACGAACGTTCCTCGGCCCCGCTCAATGAGCGCGAGCTCACCGCCATGAACCGAACTCGGCTGTTCGGCGCGACGGGAACCGCCCTTATGGCGATTGGCGCACTCGGCGCCGGCGCGCGTCCGGTGATCCAAGACCCGATCTTCGGTGTTCGGCTACTCAACCTGCCCTCGCGCATTCAAACGGTGTCACTGACGATGACGACAACCGGCGCGGTGATGATGACGCTGGCCTGGCTGATGCTGGGTCGATTCGCCATCGGCAGCCTGCGCAACAAAGGTCCGGACGGGCGTCCGGATGGAACCAGAGGCCCGGTGCGCAGGATGTCCCGCGGCCAACTGGACCGGACCCTGCTGCTCTGGATTCTGCCGCTGCTCATCGCGCCGCCCATGTACTCCAAGGACGTGTATTCGTACCTGGCCCAGAGCCAGATAGCGCGCCTGGGCAAGGATCCCTACACCGAAGGACCAGCGGTCGCCCTCGGACTGGATCACGTGTTCACCCTGTCGGTGCCCAGCATGTGGCGAGAAACACCCGCCCCCTACGGTCCCTTGTTTCTGTGGATCGGCAAAGGCATCTCGCGGCTCACCGGCGATGACATCGTCGCCGGTGCGCTGTGCCATCGGCTCGTCGAACTGCTCGGGGTCCTGTTGATCATCTGGGCAACACCACGTTTGGCCCAGCGCTGCGGCGTCGCGGAAGTCAGCGCACTCTGGCTCGGTGCCGCGAATCCGCTGCTGCTGATGCACCTGGTCGCCGGAATCCACAATGAAGCGCTCATGCTGGGCCTGATGCTGGCCGGCACCGAGCTGGCCATGCGCGGTGTCGACTCGACACGTGCCCTCATCGGGGTGCGTACCGAATGGGCAACCTGGGTGCCGCTAGGCAATCTGCTGGCCGGCACGGTGCTGATCACCGCGTCGTCGCAGGTCAAACTCCCTTCGCTGCTAGCCCTGGGGTTCGTCGGCATGGCACTGGCGCGCCGGTGGGGCGGTGGCGTACGCGGACTCTTCCAGGCCGGAGCATTACTGGGCACCATCACCGGCGCCTGCACGGTTCTCATCGGATTCGCCAGCGGACTCGGGTTCGGCTGGGTGTACACACTCGGCACCGCCAACGCCGTCCGTAGCTGGATGTCTCCGCCCACGCTCGTCGCGCTGGGTACCGGACAAGTCGGCATCCTGCTCGGCCTCGGTGATCACACCACCGCGATCCTGTCCCTGACCCGTGGCATCGGTATCGGCATCATCGGCATCGCGGTGTCCTGGCTGCTGCTGGCGGTGCTGCGTGGGCGCCTGCACCCGGTCGGCGGGCTGGGTGTCGCCCTGGGCATCACCGTGTTGCTGTTTCCGGTAGTCCAGCCCTGGTACCTGCTGTGGGCGATCATTCCGCTGGCCGCGTGGGCCACCCGCCCCGCATTCCGCGGGACGGCAATTGGCATCACCCTGCTCGTGGGCATTTTCGGGCCCACCGCCAACGGCGACAGATTCGCCCTGTTCCAGATCATCGACGCCACCGTGGCCAGCGCGATCATCGCGCTACTGCTCATCGCTATCACGCACGACTATCTGCCGTGGCGTCGGCTGCCTAACGGCGACAAAGACGCGCCGCTTACGCTGACTGACCGTGACGCAACCACCGACAAGGACGGCGCCGCCGGTGCGGATGCAGTCGGTGACGAAGCGATACGGGACAACGACAGCACTCCACAGCCTCAACCTTGA
- a CDS encoding ABC transporter ATP-binding protein, whose protein sequence is MQSVTKRYGTTTALHSLNLEVEQAQVFALLGPNGAGKTTTVELCEGFLHPDEGTVEVLGMDPVAKNSAVRARIGVMLQGGGAYPTARASEMLGLVASYSANPLDPQWLLDTLGLTDAARTPYRRLSGGQQQRLALACALVGRPELVFLDEPTAGMDAHARLVVWELIDCLRRDGVSVVLTTHHMKEAEELADQLMIIDHGAVVAAGTPSELMQTGAENQLRFSAPPRLDLTLLTSALPEGYKVAEVTPGEYRVEGVVDPQVLATVTAWCARMDVLTSDLRVEKRSLEDVFLELTGRELR, encoded by the coding sequence ATGCAGTCGGTGACGAAGCGATACGGGACAACGACAGCACTCCACAGCCTCAACCTTGAGGTAGAGCAGGCCCAGGTCTTCGCGCTGCTCGGCCCCAACGGCGCCGGAAAGACAACGACCGTCGAACTGTGCGAGGGCTTCCTGCATCCCGACGAGGGCACCGTTGAGGTGCTGGGCATGGATCCGGTCGCGAAGAACTCGGCGGTGCGCGCGCGTATCGGCGTCATGCTGCAGGGCGGCGGCGCCTACCCCACCGCCCGGGCCAGCGAAATGCTCGGCCTCGTCGCCTCATATTCAGCTAATCCCCTTGACCCGCAATGGCTTCTGGACACGCTCGGGTTGACTGACGCCGCCCGCACTCCGTATCGACGACTGTCCGGAGGACAGCAACAGCGCCTGGCGCTGGCGTGTGCACTGGTGGGCCGGCCCGAACTGGTCTTCCTCGACGAGCCAACAGCCGGTATGGATGCCCACGCCCGGCTGGTGGTGTGGGAACTCATCGACTGCCTGCGTCGTGACGGCGTGTCGGTGGTGCTGACCACGCACCACATGAAGGAGGCCGAGGAACTGGCCGACCAGCTCATGATCATCGATCACGGTGCCGTGGTGGCGGCCGGTACACCGTCGGAGCTGATGCAGACCGGCGCCGAGAACCAGCTGCGCTTCTCGGCGCCACCACGACTCGACTTGACCCTGCTCACCTCGGCGCTGCCAGAGGGATACAAGGTGGCCGAGGTTACGCCCGGCGAGTATCGCGTCGAGGGCGTGGTCGATCCGCAGGTACTGGCGACGGTGACCGCGTGGTGCGCCCGCATGGATGTGTTGACCAGCGACCTGCGCGTAGAGAAACGCAGTCTCGAGGATGTGTTCCTGGAATTGACCGGCAGGGAATTGCGATGA